A part of Crassostrea angulata isolate pt1a10 chromosome 5, ASM2561291v2, whole genome shotgun sequence genomic DNA contains:
- the LOC128183357 gene encoding trichohyalin-like, with translation MDILQNLIVEKIREKFSNMAEEKKIKEEPKEEEMVQIEPDRQFLGFSFAGKKEKEEKPDFLLKPPRNDGGETYLDILKREKQEDKEFYKMIVIQEKRRLAKNPHLVTGTFGPGTGTKSLYDKIQDLLKDYYYPENEFNRLKLDVILAEKMKEEAEAELQQKIDVETELQITKEELQKVIKENQKATKKIQDLKEEVAEQEKEIEEQEKENDEQDKEIDKLEEEVENLQEKIHKLEKAPPLFFSEEEYKKLKTFNWIIENELERAEMKKAELEEKLTEKENELQELKDNLQENREIMKRMECEMETWIDFDYVQKSKELEKKLDEKEKELQELKYNLQENREIMKRMEIEIESPYIDYVKKSIEMEKKLAEKEKELQQKDDYITRMEANLFTYMDSNAKQFQDKETVLDKKMTEKEKDLKEYKEHVKEMENINQKMKDEVQATPLYDTSEAATFIREIQRKADEQIQKAKEKLALMEAEVDALKMDNTENVKIFAEILDQILPHIKDMTETFNEADEWVKAAATGQEREAWSIYVEPKIATEEKFKSLKELFTEHCKKFCFVRNGRTHNISGEIQLKKPLNIKELNKLLGPNIYLNGGPKEQATEKWSMAAKFNDNDYFSIFFTDQALKGGETSCEIRK, from the coding sequence ATGGACATCCTTCAGAACCTTATAGTAGAAAAAATCAGAGAGAAATTCAGCAACATGGCAGaggaaaagaaaatcaaagaagaGCCAAAAGAAGAAGAAATGGTTCAGATTGAACCAGACAGGCAGTTTTTGGGATTCTCATTCGccgggaaaaaagaaaaagaagaaaaaccaGATTTTCTTCTAAAGCCTCCCAGAAATGATGGCGGAGAAACTTACTTAGACATACTGAAAAGAGAAAAGCAGGAAGACAAGGAATTCTACAAAATGATTGTCATCCAGGAAAAAAGAAGACTGGCTAAGAACCCTCACTTAGTGACAGGAACCTTTGGACCCGGAACAGGCACAAAATCCCTCTACGACAAAATACAAGACCTGCTCAAGGATTACTATTACCCAGAAAACGAGTTCAACAGGCTGAAATTGGACGTCATTCTAGCAGAAAAAATGAAGGAAGAGGCTGAAGCAGAACTACAACAGAAAATAGACGTGGAAACGGAACTGCAGATCACCAAAGAAGAACTACAAAAggtcatcaaagaaaatcaaaaagcCACTAAGAAAATTCAGGATTTGAAAGAAGAAGTCGCAGagcaagaaaaagaaattgaagaacaagaaaaagaaaatgacgaACAGGATAAAGAAATAGACAAACTGGAAGAAGAAGTCGAAAACCTGCAAGAAAAAATCCACAAACTAGAAAAAGCTCCTCCCCTATTCTTCTCCGAGGAAGAGTACAAAAAACTAAAAACCTTCAATTGGATAATAGAAAACGAACTAGAGAGAGCAGAAATGAAAAAAGCTGAACTGGAAGAAAAACTGACCGAAAAAGAAAACGAACTGCAGGAATTGAAGGACAATCTCCAAgaaaacagagaaataatgaaACGCATGGAATGCGAAATGGAAACTTGGATCGACTTCGATTACGTACAAAAATCCAAGGAATTGGAGAAAAAACtggatgaaaaagaaaaagaactgcAGGAATTGAAGTACAATCTCCAAgaaaacagagaaataatgaaACGCATGGAAATCGAAATCGAATCTCCATACATCGATTACGTAAAAAAATCCATCGAAATGGAGAAAAAACtggctgaaaaagaaaaagaactcCAACAAAAGGATGACTACATAACTCGCATGGAAGCCAATTTGTTCACTTATATGGACAGCAATGCTAAACAATTCCAAGATAAAGAAACAGTCCTGGAtaaaaaaatgacagaaaaagaaaaagacctCAAAGAATACAAAGAACATGTCaaagaaatggaaaatatcaacCAGAAAATGAAAGATGAAGTACAAGCCACTCCCTTATACGATACCTCAGAAGCCGCAACTTTCATCCGAGAAATTCAACGGAAAGCTGATGAACAAATCCAAAAAGCTAAAGAAAAATTGGCCCTCATGGAAGCAGAAGTCGACGCACTCAAGATGGACAACACAGAAAACGTCAAAATATTCGCAGAAATACTGGACCAAATCCTCCCCCACATCAAGGATATGACAGAAACTTTCAACGAAGCCGACGAATGGGTGAAAGCAGCAGCCACAGGACAAGAAAGAGAAGCATGGAGCATCTATGTCGAACCCAAAATCGCCACggaagaaaaattcaaaagtcTCAAGGAACTCTTCACCGAACATTGCAAAAAATTCTGCTTCGTCAGAAACGGAAGAACCCACAATATCAGCGGGGAAATTCAGCTCAAAAAACCACTCAACATCAAAGAACTCAACAAACTCCTGGGACCAAACATCTATCTGAACGGAGGACCGAAGGAACAAGCCACTGAAAAATGGTCCATGGCCGCGAAGTTCAACGACAATGATTATTTCTCGATCTTCTTCACGGATCAAGCCCTCAAAGGCGGAGAAACATCATGTGAAATCAGGAAATAA
- the LOC128185442 gene encoding uncharacterized protein F54H12.2-like — translation MCGMDNLELFQVPPTNIALEESKWMEYYPIPSTLDSDTAPIEFDIQGQGDEYIDLSQTYLQIVCKFTKSDGAALTGANSASTPVNNIIHSLFSEIDLTLNGKIVTPGTDTYPYKAYLEKLLSYRPETLDSQMFACSLWEKDTAGHMDDCNVAAAALGKREYTAVNDKITITPANIALSYPADSENDGLRKRRNVIENSKKITLIDRLYLDLFQQDKFIPNGVDIRLRFNRTKSDFHMMTYAGSSGKIKLLNVLLWVRKVRPTAAVLNTVNERLNVETAKYPLRRVDVKTFTIPTGTQSKISDHLFQGQMPKRIVLGLVANDAFNGTSNKNPFNFKNAKVKRLDVTINGETISTRPYEPDFENDLYLRSYLSLYQGLGKFGADWALGITFDEYKDG, via the coding sequence ATGTGTGGGATGGACAATTTAGAATTGTTCCAGGTTCCCCCCACCAACATAGCCTTGGAAGAATCGAAATGGATGGAATATTATCCCATTCCCAGTACCCTCGATTCCGATACAGCCCCCATTGAATTCGATATTCAGGGACAGGGAGACGAATACATAGATCTCTCACAgacttatttacaaatagttTGTAAATTCACCAAAAGCGATGGCGCTGCTTTAACGGGAGCTAATTCCGCTTCCACTCCCGTGAATAACATCATACATTCCTTGTTCTCAGAAATCGATCTCACTCTGAATGGTAAAATCGTTACCCCAGGAACAGATACCTATCCTTACAAAGCCTATTTAGAGAAATTACTTTCTTACAGACCCGAAACCTTAGACTCTCAAATGTTTGCTTGCAGTCTGTGGGAAAAAGACACGGCAGGACATATGGATGATTGTAATGTAGCGGCTGCAGCTCTAGGTAAAAGGGAATATACTGCCGTTAATGACAAAATCACCATAACTCCTGCAAATATAGCACTGTCCTACCCAGCCGATTCTGAAAACGACGGGTTGAGAAAGCGTCGCAATGTCATCGAGAACAGCAAAAAGATTACTTTAATCGATCGTCTGTATCTAGATCTCTTTCAACAGGACAAATTCATTCCCAACGGAGTAGATATTCGTTTGAGATTTAACCGAACGAAATCTGATTTTCACATGATGACTTATGCAGGGAGTTcaggaaaaataaaacttctgAACGTGTTACTGTGGGTCAGAAAAGTCAGACCTACTGCAGCCGTGTTAAATACTGTCAACGAGAGGTTGAACGTAGAAACGGCCAAGTATCCCCTAAGACGGGTAGACGTTAAAACGTTCACCATTCCTACAGGAACCCAATCCAAAATCAGCGATCATCTGTTTCAAGGGCAAATGCCAAAACGAATCGTTTTGGGTCTGGTAGCTAATGACGCTTTCAATGGCACATCCAACAAAAACCCGTTCAATTTCAAAAACGCCAAAGTCAAAAGATTAGATGTCACCATTAACGGAGAAACCATCAGTACCCGACCCTATGAGCCGGATTTCGAGAACGACTTGTATCTCAGATCCTACTTGAGTCTGTATCAAGGACTGGGAAAATTCGGTGCCGATTGGGCCCTAGGAATTACTTTCGACGAGTATAAAGACGGCTAA